A single genomic interval of Acidobacteriota bacterium harbors:
- a CDS encoding O-antigen ligase family protein: MIDRIVFGGLCAVLVFVPLPIGSVEEWSVFVFEAATISLFLLYVGSRLFGRRRSVRSGLAEWQEERILGPGLSSRYGSGGRANGDRRLDGRLPGFVKVLIGVFLGFSALQIAPIPAALVKVLSPRAYGIHAGLVRDAITAPSSWLRLSLNPAASVYELVLIVCYGLFGYLVLRTVRSRGRAEIMVIVILASALFQAFYGLAETLSGHEMIFGRPKHYGLGAVTGTFVNRNHFAGFMEMAFPLSLGYLLVKARYFAMEKGLSLRRRILWFSQESLQWTLLLGLAPVFIGVGLIFSKSRSGIMVLAVTAVLAAAAVASWREFSEEDGEGGGEGGAESGGPGNGHIGRHGGRAGHDGPDDRRRFGRIVRLVLVLIMAAAVWIGIGPVIRRFSEVDISAEARRTFYRNTLEMIGDYPWTGTGKGTYVNAYAMYEKVDDRLRLSFAHNDYLETAAENGIVGGVALAVAGIGLVIWLAGMWRRRRSSFAKGLGLGAILGVAALLVHGFTDFNLQITANAVYFTTLAMLGVAVLARNGDGNGDMSRAEEKEKSRGQGQGQGQAAFGSRRRPSNHGHCLRLVLAGGLAVAVFIPAVRDFAGFRDLAAYRRERARARSVESAFPSLEARLAEAASVSPLAVFQVESARLELEMARVANDSGRDEDRDTYCDRAVARYGQAIAANPIDAGAHYEMGTVYLLYNFPLMTYQDRARAYFRQALLFKPADETINLNVQFLYFTWWPTLEEGEKAYAAGLYRAMVARDPTFRAKLEGRWIRSYGSPDVLRAALANATSIK, from the coding sequence GTGATCGATCGAATCGTCTTCGGAGGTCTCTGCGCCGTCCTTGTCTTCGTCCCTCTGCCAATCGGGTCGGTCGAGGAATGGTCGGTGTTCGTCTTCGAGGCGGCGACCATATCCCTGTTCCTGCTCTACGTCGGGAGCCGCCTTTTCGGCCGCCGCCGATCGGTCCGTTCCGGGCTGGCCGAGTGGCAGGAGGAGCGGATCCTCGGTCCAGGCCTGTCCAGCCGGTATGGATCGGGCGGTCGCGCCAACGGCGACAGGCGACTGGACGGCCGTCTGCCCGGCTTCGTCAAGGTGCTGATCGGCGTTTTCCTGGGTTTTTCGGCCCTTCAGATCGCTCCTATCCCGGCGGCCCTGGTCAAGGTCCTGTCGCCCCGGGCCTACGGCATCCACGCCGGCCTGGTGCGCGACGCCATCACGGCGCCCTCGTCGTGGCTGAGGCTCTCGCTCAACCCGGCGGCGAGCGTCTACGAGCTGGTCCTGATCGTCTGCTACGGCCTCTTCGGCTACCTGGTCCTGCGCACGGTCCGGAGCCGCGGCCGGGCCGAGATCATGGTCATCGTCATACTGGCCTCCGCCCTGTTTCAGGCTTTCTATGGCCTGGCCGAGACCCTCAGCGGCCACGAGATGATCTTCGGCCGGCCCAAGCATTACGGCCTGGGCGCGGTCACGGGCACGTTCGTCAACCGCAACCACTTCGCCGGATTCATGGAGATGGCCTTTCCCCTGAGCCTCGGCTATCTCCTGGTCAAGGCCCGCTATTTCGCCATGGAGAAGGGCCTGTCGCTGCGGCGGCGGATCCTCTGGTTCAGCCAGGAGAGCCTGCAGTGGACGCTCTTGTTGGGGCTGGCGCCCGTCTTCATCGGAGTCGGGCTCATCTTCTCAAAATCGCGGTCGGGCATCATGGTCCTGGCCGTCACCGCGGTGCTGGCCGCTGCGGCGGTCGCCTCGTGGCGCGAGTTCTCGGAGGAGGACGGGGAAGGTGGAGGAGAAGGGGGCGCAGAGTCGGGCGGGCCGGGAAACGGACATATCGGCCGGCATGGCGGGCGGGCCGGGCATGACGGGCCTGATGACCGTCGCCGCTTCGGCCGGATCGTCAGGCTCGTCCTCGTCCTGATCATGGCCGCGGCTGTCTGGATAGGGATCGGTCCGGTCATCAGGCGGTTCTCGGAGGTCGACATCTCGGCGGAGGCCCGCCGGACGTTCTATAGGAACACGCTCGAGATGATAGGCGATTACCCATGGACGGGGACGGGCAAGGGCACCTACGTCAACGCTTACGCCATGTACGAGAAGGTCGACGACAGGCTGCGGCTGTCGTTCGCCCACAACGATTACCTGGAGACCGCGGCCGAGAACGGGATCGTCGGGGGCGTGGCGCTCGCCGTCGCCGGGATCGGGCTCGTCATCTGGCTCGCCGGGATGTGGAGGCGGCGCCGGAGCTCGTTCGCCAAGGGCCTGGGGCTCGGGGCCATCCTCGGGGTCGCGGCCCTGCTCGTCCACGGCTTCACGGATTTCAACCTTCAGATCACGGCCAACGCGGTCTATTTCACGACCCTGGCCATGCTCGGCGTCGCCGTGCTGGCCAGGAACGGGGATGGGAACGGGGACATGTCGCGAGCGGAAGAAAAAGAGAAGTCCCGGGGGCAGGGGCAGGGGCAGGGGCAGGCGGCCTTCGGCTCCCGGCGGCGGCCGTCAAACCACGGCCATTGTCTCCGCCTCGTTCTCGCCGGCGGCCTGGCGGTCGCGGTCTTCATCCCGGCCGTCCGCGATTTCGCGGGCTTCCGGGACCTTGCCGCGTACCGGCGGGAAAGGGCCCGGGCCCGAAGCGTCGAGAGCGCGTTCCCGTCACTCGAGGCGCGCCTGGCCGAAGCCGCGTCCGTCTCGCCCCTGGCGGTCTTCCAGGTCGAATCGGCCCGGCTTGAGCTGGAGATGGCCCGGGTCGCGAACGATTCCGGCCGTGACGAAGACCGCGACACGTACTGCGACCGGGCCGTCGCCCGGTACGGCCAGGCCATCGCCGCGAACCCGATCGATGCCGGCGCGCATTACGAGATGGGCACGGTCTATCTCCTCTACAATTTCCCTCTCATGACCTACCAGGACCGGGCCCGGGCCTATTTCAGGCAGGCGCTGCTGTTCAAGCCGGCCGACGAGACGATAAACCTCAACGTCCAGTTCCTCTATTTCACCTGGTGGCCGACGCTCGAGGAGGGTGAGAAGGCCTACGCGGCCGGGCTGTACCGGGCGATGGTCGCCCGCGACCCCACTTTCCGGGCCAAGCTCGAGGGCCGCTGGATCCGTAGCTACGGCTCGCCGGACGTCCTCCGGGCTGCCTTGGCTAACGCAACTAGCATAAAATAA
- a CDS encoding CpsB/CapC family capsule biosynthesis tyrosine phosphatase has product MIDLHTHILWDWDDGPDDRAQARTMCRLAEKDGTTAICLTPHIFRMTRHQDDLGVLRQRMVEFGEEVRESGIGLEVHWGAEVFVHAEVVRAVEKYRFTVDGTSYVFLEFASEGVPAGAGNMLAQLMSRGFVPIISHPERNRGFAARPELLFEFVSMGCAAQVTAASLTGDLGKEVRQTAGLFMINNLVHIIASDAHRAIGRPPGLSRAVEAAAKIVGEGKAKAMVTEIPRAVLDNKALPDWGEPENPLRRKAWTRRLLGMPRRPPRMTAEGGGDEVLKIK; this is encoded by the coding sequence ATGATCGATCTGCACACCCACATCCTCTGGGATTGGGACGACGGGCCCGACGACCGGGCCCAGGCGAGGACCATGTGCCGCCTGGCCGAGAAGGACGGGACGACGGCCATCTGCCTGACCCCTCACATCTTCCGCATGACCCGGCACCAGGACGACCTGGGCGTGCTGCGGCAGCGGATGGTCGAGTTCGGCGAGGAGGTCCGGGAGTCCGGGATCGGCCTCGAGGTCCATTGGGGGGCCGAGGTCTTCGTTCACGCCGAGGTCGTCCGGGCCGTCGAGAAGTACCGGTTCACCGTCGACGGGACGAGCTACGTCTTCCTCGAGTTCGCCTCCGAGGGCGTGCCGGCCGGCGCCGGCAACATGCTGGCCCAGCTGATGAGCAGGGGGTTCGTGCCCATCATCAGCCACCCGGAGCGGAACCGGGGTTTCGCCGCCCGGCCGGAGCTGCTCTTCGAGTTCGTGTCCATGGGCTGCGCCGCCCAGGTGACGGCGGCCAGCCTGACCGGGGACCTGGGGAAAGAGGTCCGGCAGACAGCCGGCCTGTTCATGATCAACAACCTTGTCCACATCATCGCCAGCGACGCCCACCGGGCCATCGGGCGGCCGCCGGGATTGAGCCGGGCCGTCGAGGCGGCGGCGAAGATCGTCGGCGAGGGCAAGGCCAAGGCCATGGTGACCGAGATCCCGCGGGCCGTGCTCGACAACAAGGCCCTGCCGGACTGGGGCGAGCCCGAGAACCCCCTCCGGCGCAAGGCCTGGACGCGGCGGCTGCTGGGGATGCCGCGCCGTCCGCCGCGGATGACGGCGGAGGGCGGAGGGGACGAAGTCCTGAAGATCAAATAA